A part of Candidatus Bathyarchaeum sp. genomic DNA contains:
- the rpl12p gene encoding 50S ribosomal protein P1 — translation MEYVYAAMLLHKAGKEINEQSVSEVLTAAGVSADSARVKALVASVAEVDIEEAIKAAPAMMAAAPAAPTAAAPAEEKKEEEPEEDEEKKEEAAMEGLGSLFG, via the coding sequence ATGGAATACGTATATGCTGCAATGCTCTTGCACAAAGCTGGAAAAGAAATCAACGAACAAAGCGTATCTGAAGTTCTCACAGCAGCCGGCGTCAGCGCCGATTCTGCTCGAGTTAAAGCTTTAGTTGCATCAGTTGCTGAAGTTGACATTGAAGAAGCAATCAAAGCAGCTCCCGCAATGATGGCAGCCGCACCAGCAGCCCCAACTGCAGCAGCACCCGCAGAAGAAAAGAAAGAAGAAGAACCCGAAGAAGACGAAGAAAAGAAAGAAGAAGCTGCAATGGAAGGCTTAGGATCCCTGTTCGGATAA
- a CDS encoding 50S ribosomal protein L10: MAMRASTVIKAKKVQELKGYLSEYNTVAIASLEKVRAAQLQRLRKKLKENANLMVVKNSTISRAVAEITDKKGIEKLAEHLTGPNLYLFTNLNPFKLVMLLEKSRVKAAARAGDMAAFDVTVPAGNTGLPPGPIISQFTAVGLRTRIESGSVFVAKDTMVVKKGEVISAQLGSLLSKLGIKPVEVGLSLKLVFDDGVIIFADDLSIDIDAFRQSIEQAHQFAFNLSMEAAYPTAENASMLVKMAHQKAFSLAMSAGIVNKETVEELIRKANMQMQSLNEKLDEAEKKEESSS, encoded by the coding sequence ATGGCAATGCGAGCATCAACTGTAATAAAAGCAAAAAAAGTCCAAGAACTCAAAGGATACTTATCAGAATACAACACAGTTGCAATTGCAAGTCTGGAAAAAGTTCGAGCAGCCCAACTTCAAAGACTGCGCAAAAAACTCAAAGAAAACGCAAACTTGATGGTTGTCAAAAACTCTACAATTTCTCGAGCAGTTGCCGAAATCACGGATAAAAAAGGCATCGAAAAACTTGCCGAGCATCTTACTGGTCCTAATTTGTATTTGTTTACTAACTTGAATCCCTTCAAACTTGTTATGCTTCTAGAAAAAAGCCGCGTAAAAGCCGCTGCTCGAGCTGGCGACATGGCTGCTTTTGATGTTACTGTTCCTGCAGGAAACACTGGATTGCCTCCTGGCCCAATCATCAGCCAATTTACGGCGGTGGGTCTGCGCACCCGAATTGAATCAGGAAGTGTTTTCGTCGCAAAAGACACAATGGTCGTCAAAAAAGGCGAAGTAATAAGCGCCCAACTGGGAAGTTTGCTTTCAAAACTTGGAATCAAACCAGTTGAAGTTGGTTTAAGTTTAAAGTTAGTTTTCGACGATGGCGTAATCATTTTTGCGGACGATCTATCAATTGACATAGACGCCTTCCGACAAAGTATCGAGCAAGCTCATCAGTTTGCCTTCAATTTGTCGATGGAAGCAGCCTATCCAACTGCAGAAAACGCAAGTATGCTTGTTAAGATGGCTCACCAGAAGGCCTTTAGTTTGGCTATGAGTGCCGGAATAGTTAACAAGGAAACCGTCGAAGAGTTGATTCGTAAGGCTAACATGCAAATGCAAAGCCTGAACGAAAAATTAGATGAAGCCGAAAAGAAAGAGGAGTCATCGAGTTAA
- a CDS encoding 50S ribosomal protein L1 — translation MPLNQKNLIEAIKEVKSHNNERKFSQSIDLAINLQNIDMKKPEGRIQERIELPHAARKDLKVCVIATGEMALNAKKAGASLVLERAALEGLVGDKKKQKDIAKKYDVFIAQAPMMALVGKSLGASLGPRGKMPTPVAPNADISEQIEKHKKLVSIRLRNQPVIQCRIGNEEMADEEIAENVQTIVRRLETKLKRGIKNFKTVYLKTSMGESVKVAM, via the coding sequence ATGCCATTGAATCAAAAAAACCTCATCGAAGCGATTAAAGAGGTAAAATCTCATAATAATGAACGTAAGTTTTCTCAATCTATAGACCTCGCCATAAACTTACAAAACATCGACATGAAGAAACCCGAAGGCAGAATTCAGGAACGAATCGAACTTCCTCATGCTGCCAGAAAGGACCTGAAAGTTTGTGTTATTGCGACAGGCGAGATGGCGTTGAACGCAAAAAAGGCTGGAGCAAGCTTAGTTCTTGAACGAGCAGCCCTTGAAGGACTTGTGGGTGACAAGAAAAAACAAAAAGACATCGCCAAAAAATACGACGTCTTTATTGCACAAGCTCCCATGATGGCCCTTGTAGGTAAAAGCTTGGGTGCTTCACTTGGTCCCCGAGGAAAAATGCCCACTCCAGTTGCTCCCAACGCTGATATATCCGAACAGATTGAGAAACACAAAAAACTCGTATCCATCAGGCTACGTAATCAACCTGTTATTCAATGCCGTATAGGCAACGAAGAAATGGCCGACGAAGAAATAGCAGAAAATGTTCAAACTATTGTAAGAAGACTTGAAACAAAACTCAAACGAGGAATCAAAAACTTCAAAACAGTTTACTTGAAGACCTCAATGGGCGAATCAGTTAAGGTAGCAATGTAG
- a CDS encoding 50S ribosomal protein L11, producing the protein MGELKVVESLVSGGQANAGPPLGPALGPLGVNVLAIVTKINEVTKDFSGMKVPVKISVDTETKEFEVSVGTPPTAALLVSEVGVSKGSGVPNTEKIGNITLEQAVKIARMKKDDVLGSTLKACVKEIIGTGVSMGITVEGKDPRDVQKEIDEGKYDALLAE; encoded by the coding sequence ATGGGCGAATTGAAAGTAGTAGAATCATTAGTAAGTGGCGGACAAGCCAACGCTGGACCCCCACTTGGACCTGCTCTGGGTCCTTTAGGAGTTAACGTTCTAGCTATTGTAACTAAAATCAATGAGGTAACAAAAGATTTCTCTGGAATGAAAGTTCCAGTAAAAATCAGCGTAGACACAGAAACCAAAGAATTCGAAGTAAGCGTCGGCACTCCACCAACTGCTGCACTGCTAGTTAGCGAGGTCGGAGTATCCAAAGGCTCTGGTGTTCCCAACACAGAAAAAATCGGAAACATAACCCTAGAGCAAGCAGTCAAAATTGCCCGGATGAAAAAAGATGATGTCTTAGGTAGCACCTTGAAAGCTTGCGTTAAAGAGATTATTGGTACTGGTGTGAGTATGGGTATAACCGTAGAAGGCAAAGATCCCCGTGATGTTCAAAAAGAAATCGACGAAGGAAAATACGACGCCCTCTTAGCGGAGTAA
- a CDS encoding transcription elongation factor Spt5 has product MAEQPNETKPKTAVFAVRTTAGQEKNVANLIEAKVKMNDLQIKSVLVPELLKGYIFIEADGPHSVEKGITGVRHVRSRVPGVVTFPEVERYIVVKPVIEELDEEDLVEVIGGPFKGMRAKITRVDKTKEDVTLELLEATFTLPITVHADYVKLVEKSNKEE; this is encoded by the coding sequence ATGGCCGAACAACCTAACGAAACTAAACCAAAAACCGCAGTATTCGCTGTACGCACCACTGCGGGTCAAGAAAAAAATGTGGCAAACCTTATCGAAGCAAAAGTGAAAATGAACGATCTGCAAATCAAGTCAGTTCTAGTCCCCGAACTGTTGAAAGGCTACATTTTCATCGAAGCAGATGGACCTCACTCTGTAGAAAAAGGAATCACCGGAGTTAGGCACGTTAGGTCAAGAGTTCCAGGTGTTGTTACTTTTCCCGAAGTAGAACGATACATCGTAGTAAAACCTGTAATCGAAGAACTTGACGAAGAAGACCTTGTAGAAGTAATTGGAGGTCCCTTCAAAGGAATGCGGGCAAAAATCACAAGGGTTGACAAGACCAAAGAGGACGTTACCCTTGAATTGTTGGAAGCCACATTCACTTTACCAATCACAGTTCACGCAGACTATGTGAAACTTGTTGAAAAATCAAATAAGGAAGAATAA
- a CDS encoding preprotein translocase subunit SecE: MGLKSFFESASRLLKLATKPGRTELWLSIKICFLGILVIGGIGYIIQLIGVIL, from the coding sequence TTGGGACTTAAATCATTCTTCGAATCAGCATCCAGATTGCTAAAACTGGCCACTAAACCCGGCCGAACCGAGCTGTGGCTCTCCATCAAGATATGCTTCTTAGGCATTCTTGTAATCGGAGGAATCGGATACATCATCCAACTAATCGGTGTAATCTTGTAG
- a CDS encoding alanine--tRNA ligase: MVIDSKKLKELYLEFFTQNNHSLIPNSPLIPEYDPTVLFTPAGMHPLIPHFLGQPHPLGTRLTNVQRCFRTGDIECVGDSSHLTFFEMLGNWSLGDYFKKEAISLSYEFLTGKKWLNLDKNRLSFTVFEGDQNAPKDTESYEAWSSQGVADDHIYFLGKEDNWWGPVGNTGPCGPCTEMFYDTGKEPCGPSCRPGCSCGKYFELWNDVFMEFNRTPEGKYELLKQKNVDTGMGVEHTAAMLEGKENVFQIGVVRPIAKKVEDLAGISSPTAVEERSIRIITDHVRASTFFLGDERGVKPTNADRGYVLRRLIRRAIRFGRVIGIEQDFLTDLAGIVIELNKDDYPLLTEKQASIFEELSKEETKFKRTLEKGLRKFNQISERCSRIDGNNAFLLFQSFGFPIELTKELAVEQGIELDECGFRQEYEKHQKVSAASAKKLFKGGLSDASEETKKLHTATHLLNEALRVVLKNRDIVQRGSNITPERLRFDFNYDRALTPEEIAAVEDLVNKQIHKELPVVRQEMSVEEAKNKGAQAVFDDKYGNTVSVYSAGDFSTEICGGPHVCNTKELGKFKIVKQKGIAAGVRRIRAVLEKC; encoded by the coding sequence ATGGTCATAGATTCAAAAAAACTCAAAGAACTTTACTTAGAGTTTTTCACCCAAAACAATCACAGCTTAATTCCTAACTCTCCCCTTATTCCAGAATACGACCCAACCGTACTATTCACCCCAGCAGGTATGCACCCCCTTATTCCACACTTTTTGGGTCAGCCTCATCCCCTTGGAACCCGATTAACTAACGTTCAGCGATGTTTCCGAACAGGAGACATAGAATGTGTTGGAGACAGCTCTCACTTAACGTTCTTTGAGATGCTGGGAAACTGGTCACTTGGTGATTACTTCAAAAAAGAAGCCATCAGTCTTAGTTACGAGTTTTTAACAGGCAAAAAGTGGTTGAATCTTGACAAAAACCGTTTGTCATTTACAGTTTTTGAGGGTGACCAAAATGCTCCCAAAGACACAGAAAGCTACGAAGCTTGGAGCAGCCAAGGCGTTGCTGATGACCATATTTACTTCTTGGGCAAAGAAGACAACTGGTGGGGTCCTGTAGGTAACACGGGTCCGTGTGGTCCGTGTACTGAAATGTTTTATGACACAGGAAAAGAGCCCTGTGGTCCGTCGTGTAGACCAGGGTGTTCATGTGGTAAGTATTTTGAGCTCTGGAACGACGTTTTCATGGAGTTTAACCGAACTCCTGAAGGCAAGTATGAGTTACTAAAGCAAAAGAACGTCGACACAGGTATGGGCGTAGAGCACACTGCGGCGATGTTAGAAGGTAAAGAGAACGTTTTTCAGATTGGTGTAGTTAGGCCAATTGCTAAAAAAGTTGAAGACCTTGCAGGAATTAGTTCACCAACTGCTGTTGAAGAGCGGTCCATAAGAATCATTACAGACCATGTTCGGGCGTCAACCTTCTTTTTGGGTGACGAACGTGGAGTAAAACCAACTAACGCTGACCGAGGTTACGTTTTACGGCGTTTGATTCGTCGAGCCATACGATTTGGACGAGTCATTGGTATCGAGCAGGATTTCTTGACTGACCTTGCAGGTATTGTTATAGAACTTAACAAGGATGATTATCCTCTTCTTACAGAAAAACAAGCCAGCATTTTTGAAGAGTTAAGTAAAGAGGAAACTAAATTCAAACGAACCTTAGAGAAAGGGTTACGAAAGTTTAACCAGATTTCTGAAAGGTGTTCTAGAATTGACGGCAATAATGCGTTTTTGTTGTTCCAGAGTTTTGGTTTTCCTATCGAGTTAACTAAAGAGCTAGCAGTAGAACAGGGCATAGAACTGGACGAATGTGGCTTCAGACAAGAATACGAAAAACATCAGAAGGTTTCTGCTGCAAGTGCAAAGAAATTGTTTAAGGGCGGCCTAAGTGACGCGTCCGAAGAAACCAAGAAGCTTCATACCGCTACTCATCTGTTGAATGAGGCTTTGCGTGTTGTTTTAAAAAACAGAGACATCGTTCAACGGGGCTCGAACATTACTCCAGAGCGGTTGCGGTTTGACTTCAACTATGACCGAGCTTTGACTCCTGAAGAAATTGCCGCAGTTGAAGATTTGGTTAATAAGCAAATCCATAAAGAGTTACCTGTTGTTCGGCAGGAAATGTCTGTTGAAGAAGCAAAAAACAAGGGCGCCCAAGCAGTGTTTGACGACAAATATGGTAACACAGTATCAGTTTACAGTGCAGGAGACTTTTCTACAGAAATCTGCGGTGGTCCCCACGTGTGCAACACCAAAGAGTTAGGCAAATTCAAAATAGTCAAACAAAAAGGCATCGCAGCAGGGGTTAGAAGGATCCGAGCAGTTCTGGAAAAGTGCTAA
- a CDS encoding PKD domain-containing protein — MNTHSLRKTMVLVLSLTCLFASFPAPKAEPFITVDSDVVASPNPIGVNQVLKIVAMLNPAPPRGYLYQTLVFDLTLPDGTHESLGPFESDSIGQVYVYYIPNMTGTYVVTFKSPEQTINDDLYLESSSFDNSIVQESSDNPDSIPLPHFSFRYLLPEIEKRVSFDASGILDSDGPIINYFWNFGDGTTGSGITTTHSYSSYGSYIVTLIVTDSCGMNATMSQSIDVGTVTESVSLSKPSDPEFNLNLDARQYYVPPEYAIDQFTGENITIHEGHYSKNKSIVVTIKNQPFVEVINNTRYYMVYNVRIKGHFGEQWDALFPMSYNSLDNLPSMSDSNYTLIAIPADDYPDGAQMDLQVKAIIMSDSVVRIYDNLMDNVGHLISDIEFYAESDWSETKTITLETNTPSEPTSDDPSQREMSPLNLDIIVPVLLVIVVGAAMLLYFLMRRR; from the coding sequence ATGAATACGCACTCATTACGCAAAACCATGGTTTTAGTTTTAAGTTTAACTTGTTTATTCGCATCCTTTCCTGCACCTAAAGCTGAACCTTTTATAACTGTAGATTCTGATGTGGTAGCTTCCCCTAATCCCATTGGTGTTAATCAGGTACTCAAAATAGTCGCAATGCTTAACCCTGCTCCTCCTCGAGGATATTTATACCAAACTCTTGTGTTCGACCTTACTTTGCCTGACGGTACACACGAATCTTTAGGTCCTTTTGAATCTGATTCTATCGGACAAGTATACGTTTATTATATTCCTAACATGACAGGCACTTATGTTGTGACCTTCAAATCCCCTGAACAAACAATAAATGATGATTTATATTTGGAATCTTCTTCTTTTGATAACTCTATTGTTCAAGAATCAAGTGACAACCCTGATTCTATCCCCCTTCCTCATTTCTCATTTCGTTACCTTCTTCCAGAAATTGAAAAAAGAGTATCTTTTGATGCATCTGGTATTCTAGACTCTGATGGTCCAATCATCAATTATTTCTGGAATTTTGGAGATGGAACGACAGGTTCCGGAATAACAACTACTCACAGTTATTCTTCCTACGGCAGCTATATTGTAACCCTAATCGTCACAGATAGTTGTGGAATGAATGCAACTATGTCACAAAGTATCGATGTTGGTACAGTTACAGAATCAGTATCTTTATCCAAACCATCTGATCCCGAATTCAATTTGAATCTGGATGCCCGCCAGTATTATGTTCCACCAGAATATGCGATCGACCAATTCACTGGAGAGAATATTACAATCCACGAAGGACACTACAGCAAAAATAAATCCATAGTTGTTACAATCAAGAATCAACCATTTGTTGAAGTTATCAACAACACCCGCTATTATATGGTCTATAACGTTCGAATCAAGGGACATTTTGGGGAACAATGGGATGCTCTTTTTCCCATGAGTTATAACAGTCTAGATAATTTACCCTCAATGTCTGATTCAAACTACACCCTCATAGCCATTCCAGCAGATGATTATCCTGATGGTGCTCAAATGGACCTTCAAGTAAAAGCAATTATAATGTCTGATTCTGTAGTTCGGATCTATGACAATTTGATGGACAACGTTGGGCACCTCATTTCTGATATTGAATTTTATGCTGAAAGCGATTGGAGCGAAACAAAAACAATAACCCTTGAAACGAATACACCTTCTGAACCAACAAGTGACGATCCCTCTCAACGGGAAATGTCACCGCTGAATTTGGACATAATAGTTCCTGTGTTGCTTGTTATTGTTGTAGGTGCTGCTATGTTGCTATACTTTTTGATGCGTAGGCGATAA
- a CDS encoding cation:proton antiporter: MEFVFVLLTVTFGFSLVIGYLLEKYLKMPWMFSALFLGIIFSLFDVFQLTLQNEIFTTLSNMGMLFLLFMIGFNLEIDQIKKYGKNILKGSIVIVGLEAVVVSLILYFLFPAQIDSSPLVALVVALSFATVGEAVLLPILAKYDLLKTKFGQITLGIGTFDDIIEVLTLVMIPFLPLFLPSLNIQSFPDPVYVIIDLVGIFILTGVLAKIAPKIRNHLSNNVQYSFVRPLLILILFFSFVVIGGFVFESLAAISAIFGGIVARSLLPTENFQNDERIVNFLGYTFFSPLFFLSVGASLSFSTIFVYPIILVVILIATFSAKLAGSFALFHTLLGKPQSLVLGLGLNVRFSTGFIVQYVLLTSGLITLELYSALIASAVVMTPTILILLPWALQKTKKQ, from the coding sequence TTGGAATTTGTTTTTGTTTTACTTACTGTTACTTTTGGTTTTTCTTTGGTAATTGGGTATTTGCTGGAAAAATACCTGAAAATGCCTTGGATGTTTTCTGCCCTGTTTTTGGGAATCATTTTTTCCCTTTTTGACGTTTTCCAGTTAACCCTTCAAAACGAGATTTTTACAACCCTGTCAAACATGGGCATGCTGTTTTTATTGTTCATGATCGGCTTTAACCTAGAAATCGACCAAATAAAAAAATACGGAAAAAACATCCTCAAAGGCTCCATAGTAATTGTGGGTCTTGAAGCTGTTGTCGTGAGCTTGATACTATACTTTTTGTTTCCTGCACAAATCGATAGCTCTCCCTTGGTTGCTTTGGTTGTTGCCCTTTCCTTTGCAACGGTGGGTGAAGCGGTTCTTCTTCCGATACTTGCCAAATACGATTTATTGAAAACAAAATTTGGTCAAATAACCTTGGGGATCGGAACCTTTGATGACATCATCGAAGTTTTGACCCTAGTAATGATTCCGTTTCTGCCCCTGTTTTTGCCTTCCTTAAATATTCAAAGTTTTCCTGACCCTGTTTACGTCATAATAGACCTAGTTGGCATCTTTATCCTCACCGGAGTTCTTGCAAAAATTGCCCCAAAAATCCGAAACCACCTAAGCAACAACGTGCAATACAGTTTCGTCAGGCCTCTTCTAATTTTGATTTTGTTCTTTTCCTTTGTAGTCATCGGAGGATTTGTTTTCGAAAGCCTAGCCGCCATAAGCGCAATCTTTGGCGGCATCGTCGCCAGAAGCTTGTTGCCCACAGAAAACTTCCAAAACGACGAAAGAATCGTCAACTTCTTGGGATACACCTTCTTCTCGCCCTTGTTTTTCTTAAGCGTAGGCGCTAGTTTGTCGTTTTCAACGATTTTTGTTTACCCAATAATACTAGTTGTTATCCTGATAGCAACCTTCAGCGCAAAACTAGCAGGCTCTTTTGCCTTATTCCATACACTTTTGGGAAAACCCCAATCTTTAGTACTAGGCTTGGGACTCAACGTAAGATTCAGCACAGGATTCATCGTCCAATACGTTCTACTCACCTCAGGCTTGATAACCCTTGAACTGTACTCTGCATTAATCGCCTCTGCAGTAGTAATGACCCCAACAATACTCATTCTACTACCTTGGGCTTTGCAAAAAACCAAAAAACAGTAA